GTAAAACCATTGTCGAGAATAGTCATTAGCGCATTACTAGGGATACCGCTGTTAATTACAAATCGACCACCGGTTGCGAATGTGTTCAGGATATTGGCGGTACTGCTCACCCGCAGTTCACCAGCGGCATCAACCAATACTCTCGATCCTGCGGTAGTGGTTAAACTTGTTCCGAAAGCGGTACTTGTAACCCTTGAATTATCCAGCACCTCCAGCCGTGTGGCAGGGTTGCCAATTCCGATCCCGAAAAAGCCCTGATTTACACCGGTGGCTCCCACCAGCGTCATACGCGTTACGTTGTTGGTTTCGAAAAGCACATTTACGTTGTTGTTCGAACCCATAGCCTGAGGCGTCATAAGCGTATTGCCCCCAAGTTGCCATTGCGCCTGAGCCTGCTGCGAAAACGCAAACATTGCCACCACCGATGCAAAAAATGCGGTACGGCGTACTTTATTGTAATTTATTTGTTTCATAATCCTGATTATTATGTAAAACATCAGGCTGCTTCCGAACCGACGAAAGCTACTTAACCCACACGCATAACAACAGCATCATTCATCTTGTTGATTTAAGACTTTGCGAAAACTGCAAAACGCTACACAAATAAACCTTTCAAAATAATCAACACAACCAATCGCAACAAGCACTTGAAAGACTGTTGATAAAACAATTGATGTATATACACTATTGAAAAACAACGACCCGGCTTTATTCAAAGCCGGGCCTGTATTTAACCAAAACAAAAGGAAATTATCGCGGTGTCTGCACGTCTTCTGATGACTTGTCGTTGTTACCGGTACTTTCGGGTTTCTTGTTTAAATCGGCCGATGAATCCACCGCTTTGTGAATGAACGGGGTGAGCGACGGAGGCGACTGATCAGGTACGTGCAGCGTATCCATTTTTTCGCTGGTTGGATTTACAAAGCCGCGCAGCGGATCAATCTGATCGCCGAAGCGGAGATTGGATACATCTGGCTGGCTTTGGTTGAGATAGGTTTTTCGCTGAACACGAACGGGCAGTGCTGCCATAATACTTTCGGGCCGCACCGAGGGCGTATTATCTGCAATAGCGGGCGGTGAAGGTGTGTTTGTGTGCGAAGGCTGGGTGTATTTAGCGGCCGGTTTAGCCACTACCTCCTGCACGGCGGTATCGCTACGCGTAAGCAGCCAGGTGGCCAGCACAATGGCTCCTGTGGCACCAATAAGTGCCAGCACCGTATTCAGGCTGAACCGGAAACGGAAGCGGTTGTTTTTGGGCAGTTGGTTCAGCGAACGGTTCATGGCGTCCCAGTCGGCTCCGTCGTACGGAGTTTCATAGTCGCCCAGCCGTTCCTGCACTGCCCGGAAAAGCGGGTCATCGTGTAGTTGTCCGTTGTTCATCGGCAGATTTTCTGCTTAAATGCGTGAGTAATTTCTTGAGTTGAAACCGGGCCTTGGCCAGATTGGACTTTGAAGTCCCTTCGCTGATATTGAGCTGCTCGGCGATTTCCTTGTGCGAAAAATTTTCGAGCACATAGAGGTTAAACACCGTGCGGTAGGCCGGACTGAGCTGCTGAACTGCCTGAAGAATCTGTTCTTCGGAAAGCGCGGCAATCAAATCCTCCTCTTCCACCTCATCCGTATGATCGGGCACATCGCCGTCGCGCATGTGTACGGTTGACACGATGAGGTATTCATGCTTATTTCGGCGGAGGTGATCCACTGCGGTATTTACCACAATACGTCTCACCCAGCCTTCCAGCGATCCTCTGCCAGCAAAATTGCGGATGGTGGAAAACACTTTAATCATTCCATCCTGAAGCATATCGCGCGCCTGCTCACGATCTTTGGCATAACGCAGGCATACACCCAGCATTTTACCATAAAACCGCTTGTATAATGCCTCCTGACAGGATCTGTCCTGCCTGATGCAACCCGCGATCAGTTCATTTTCAGTCATACGTGCAGCTTGGCTCCGCCGGATTCTACGTGTAAAAGACGCTAAAAGGTACAACAGGTTGCCCCGGCCAACAGATAAAAATACGATTAAAAGGGGATAGACTTGAAAAGCCGGGGAGTTCAGAGCAGCCCCAGTTCAACCAGACAGGCGCCGGCGGCTTCCTGTTCGGCCCGCTTTTTCGATTGATGCTGGCTGCGGCCGTGTACTTTGCCATCGATGGTAATTTCGATCACAAACATGCGCTGCTGCCCGGTGCCGTTTTCCTCTACCAGATTGAAGCGAAGCTCTTTTTTGTTTTTCTGGCACCACTCAATGAGTTTACTCTTAAAATCGGTGTCCGTGCTTTCGATTTCATCAATATCGAGGTGGTGACGGATAATTTTTTCGTTGATGAAGCGGGCCGTGAAGGCATAACCCCGATCGAGGTAAATGGCCCCGATGAGGGCTTCAAACACATCGCCATTTATGGAATTGCTTCGGCCGGTAAGTCCGCTTTCGGCTTCGATGAATTTATCAAGTCCGAATTTTACGGCCAGTTTGCCCAACTGCTGCCGGCTCACAATGCGCGAGCGGAGTTTGGTAAGGAAGCCTTCGTCGCGGTAGGGGAATTTTTTGAAGAGGTAATCGGCAATTACGGCACTCAGTACGGCATCGCCCAAAAACTCAAGCCGTTCATAGCTTTCTTTCTGTTCATTGCGGTCGCGGGCCTGATTGGCGGCCGAACTATGCGTGAAGGCTTTACGAAATAGCGAGAGGTTGCGGGGATAAAATCCCAGCATATTGCGGAGGGAACGGCAGAACGCCTTATCATTTCCGCTTGTGAACAGAATGATTCTCAGTGCAGTAATCACTGGCGCAATTAAGCAGAATACTTCTTAAACACAGCTGCGGCATTATGGCCGCCGAAGCCGAATGTATTGCTGATTGCCGCACGAACCACACGCTGCTGGGCTTTGCCGAACGTCAGGTTCAGACGGGCATCGATTTCCGGATCAGGGGTGGAGTGATTGATGGTGGGGGGAACGATGTCGTTTTGTACCGCCAGCACCGTGGCGATTGCTTCAATTGCTCCGGCAGCACCAAGCAGGTGGCCGGTCATTGATTTGGTGGCGCTGATGTTCATGGCATAAGCCTGCTCACCGAATACTTTCTGAATGGCCTTGAGTTCGGCTACATCGCCCAATGGAGTAGAAGTACCGTGGGTGTTGATGTAGTCGATGTCTTCGGGCTGAAGTTCAGCATCTTCGAGGGCATTGCGCATTACAAGTGCAGCGCCGAGGCCTTCGGGATGCGGTGCAGTGATGTGGTGTGCATCGGCACTCAGGCCGCCGCCAACCACTTCGCAATAAATTTTGGCACCACGTGCAAGAGCGTGGTTCAATTCTTCAAGCACCAGTGAGCCACCACCTTCACCAAGTACAAAACCATCGCGGTCTTTGTCGTAAGGACGCGAAGCCGCTGCAGGATTGTCGTTGCGGGTGCTCATTGCCTGACAGGCGTTGAAACCACCCACTCCGGCTTCATTCACGGCCGACTCAGAGCCGCCGGTTACAATTACGTTGGCCTTACCCAGGCGAATGTAATTGAACGCATCAATAAGTGCATTGGTGGAAGAAGCACAGGCCGAAACCGTGGTAAAATTGGGGCCGTGAAAGCCGTAGCGCATGGAAATATGCCCGGCGCAAATATCGGCTATCATTTTCGGAATGAAGAACGGATTGAAACGCGGCGTACCATCGCCTTTGGCAAATGCAAAACACTCGTCCTGGAATGTCTCCAGTCCGCCAATGCCCGACCCCCAGATCACACCTACACGGGTGCGGTCAATGGTTTCGGCATTCACACCGGCGTCGCGCACGGCCTGATCGGCCGCGGCGATGCCATAATGTGAAAATGCATCAAGCTTGCGCGCTTCCTTGCGGTCGAAATACTCTTCCAGATTGAAGTTCTTCACTTCGCACGCAAACTGTGTTTTGAATTTCGATGCATCAAAACGGGTAATCGGGGCTGCGCCGCTTACTCCCGCCAGCAGATTTGTCCAATACTCCTGAACATTATTGCCCAGCGGTGTTACTGCGCCAAGGCCTGTTACAACAACCCGTTTTAACTGCATACGTTTACTTCAAAAGTTGAATCCAGTAGGATTACTTGGTAGCGTGTTCCTGAATGTAGGTAACAGCGTCACCCACAGTGGCGATTTTCTCAGCCTGATCGTCAGGAATAGCAATGTTGAACTCTTTTTCAAATTCCATGATGAGCTCAACGGTATCAAGCGAGTCAGCACCAAGATCGTTGGTAAAGCTGGCAGACTCGGTTACTTCGCTGGCTTCAACACCGAGTTTGTCAACAATGATGCTTTTCACTTTTTCAGCAATATCAGACATTGTATTAGGTTTTTGGTTATAGTTTGCGTGCAAAGATAGCCGGAGGGGACGAAAAACAAAACCTTTTTTGCCTTTCGGCTGATAATCAGCCTATTACTTATAGACAAAGCAAATCTCTTCCAGACTTTTACGCTTTAAATCGGGAACAAGGCAATTTTCGGCCACGTAACCAACCGGAATAAGCAGGAAAGGCCGCTCGTTTTCGGGCCTGTTGAGCAATGTGCTTAAAAAGTTCATCGGGCTTGGCGTGTGCGTAAGTGCCGACAGCCCGGCCTGATGAATAGCCGCAAGCAAAAACCCGCAGGCCAGTCCCACCGATTCATTTACATAATAATTGTTCTTTTTACGTCCGTTTACCTCTTCATACGCCCGCCTGAACACCACAATAAGCGCGGGTGCGGTTTCCAGAAAAGGCTTCTGCCAGTCGGTCCCGAGCGGCGCCAGATCATCGAGCCAGTCTTGCGGCATACGGCCGTTATAACTTTCATATTCTTCCTTTTCTGCCGCTTCGCGTATCCGGCGTTTCAGCTCGGCATTGGTAACAAGACAAAACGACCAGGGCTGTTTATGTGCGCCCGAAGGAGCGGTGGATGCCGTAAGGATAAGTTGTTCGAGCACCCCTTCCGGAATGGGATCGGGCAAAAATTCGCGCACCGTGCGGCGGCTGTCCATATAATGATAAAAACGGGCAGCACGCTCCTGCATTTCAGCAGGCAACAACCGGGGGCGCGAATAAGGAATGTGCGGATAATCAGACATTATAAAAATAACGGCAGGGTGAATAGCATGACCTGCACATCAGGCACAAGTTCGTAATTATCGGGAGAATTGAAAAAAGGGGAATCGGCAAGGGGTTAGCCGTGAGCGGGGCATTTTTTGCAGCGCTTCTTCTCTTTCCAGGCTTTGCAGCACTTTTTTTTCTTCTTCAGCTCAATGGCAAATTGCTGCCACGAACAGCCAAAACAGGCAGGCGTAGTGTTTTCGGGAGAAATAGCCGGACGAAGCAGTTGAGGATTCACGGTGCAAAGAACGGCCAGCCTGCCGGGAGCGACAATACCCAAAAGAGGGTAAATTGATCCCGGCAGACACTGCAATGCTAACTTTGCAAGCCACCGGGTACAACACTTGCCGTGTTTACCTGTTATTTAGATACTATGCCTGATACCCGTCTTGACCTCGATCTTGAACCCGTAAGCCACTGGTTGCCTGCACGGTGGAAGAAAATACTGATTACAGGGCCTTGCGGCGCCGAAAGCGAAGCACAGGTGCTTGAAACAGCCCGTGGTATTGCCGCACACGGACAAGCCTCATTATTCAGGGCGGGTGTGTGGAAACCGCGTACACGTCCGGGCGCATTTGAAGGCATGGGCGAAGCGGCGCTGGAATGGCTGAAAATGGTAAAAGCCGAAACCGGTTTGCCCGTAACCGTTGAGGTAGCTACGGCCGCACACACTGAGCTGGCGCTCAAAGCCGGCATTGATGTGTTGTGGATTGGTGCACGCACTACGGTTAATCCGTTTTCGGTACAGGAAATTGCGGATGCGCTGGCTGGCAGCAATGTGCCTGTACTGGTAAAAAATCCGGTTAATCCTGATCTCATGCTCTGGTTTGGCGCCCTCGAACGGCTTAACCGCGCCGGCATCCGCAAACTGGGCGCTATTCACCGTGGCTTCAGCACCGGCACCAAAACACAATACCGCAATGCCCCGCTCTGGGAAATGGCCATTGCCCTTCGCAGCGCCTGCCCTGCCCTGCCCCTGATTTGCGATCCCAGCCACATCAGCGGCCGCCGCGATCTGATTGAACCGGTGTCGCAGCAGGCACTTGATCTGGACATGGACGGACTGATGATTGAAACGCACCGCGACCCAGCTACTGCGCTCAGCGATGCCGCACAGCAACTCACGCCCACACTGTTGCAGCTGCTGCTTCAGAAATTAGTGGTGCGCGACAAAGGCTGCAGTGATGCCAATTTTGGTCATCAGCTCAACTCGCTGCGCACGGTAATCGACGATATTGATGCCGAAATGGTGCAGGCGCTTGCCCGGCGTATGCAGGTGGTGGAAGAAATTGGCAGCTACAAAAAAGAGCACGGCGTTACCATACTTCAAATCGAACGCTGGCTGCATATCCTGCAAACACGCACCGCACAGGGCGAAGCACTTGGCCTTGATAAAGATATTATTGCAGAACTCTGTCAGCTGCTTCACAAAGCATCCATTCGCAGACAAACGGAAGTGATGAACAGGGGGTGATATCTGACTAATACAAACTATACACAAATAATTTTTTTATACTTAGTAATTAAACAATAAAATAGTCGTATTCATACTTAATTGAATATTATCGGAAAAACGGTAGTATTGTAGAAAATAACCTACACAACTACCCACAATGGATTTCAAAGACCAGATCAAACAGATCGGCGAACGCGCCGTAAAACTCCGCGACCAGATTCTAACCGAAGAGGCAACCAAAAACGCATTGGTCATGCCAATGTTGCAGGCATTGGGCTACGACATATTCAATCCACTAGAAGTGGTTCCCGAATTTATTTCTGATGTAGGTCTTAAAAAGGGGGAGAAGATTGACTATGCAATAATGAAAGATAATCTTCCCGTGCTGCTCGTTGAATGCAAGCACTGGTCAAAAAACCTTGACCTGCACGATGGACAATTGCTCCGCTATTTCCACGTATCAAAATCACGTTTCGGTGTGCTTACCAACGGAATCGTTTATCGTTTCTATTCCGATCTGGTTGAGACAAATAAAATGGATGAAAAACCGTTTCTTGAATTTTCGGTAATTGATATTAAAGAGAATCAACTTGAAGAACTCAAGAAATTTCACAAATCCTATTTCGATATCGAAAA
This genomic stretch from Bacteroidota bacterium harbors:
- a CDS encoding acyl carrier protein; this translates as MSDIAEKVKSIIVDKLGVEASEVTESASFTNDLGADSLDTVELIMEFEKEFNIAIPDDQAEKIATVGDAVTYIQEHATK
- a CDS encoding sigma-70 family RNA polymerase sigma factor, giving the protein MTENELIAGCIRQDRSCQEALYKRFYGKMLGVCLRYAKDREQARDMLQDGMIKVFSTIRNFAGRGSLEGWVRRIVVNTAVDHLRRNKHEYLIVSTVHMRDGDVPDHTDEVEEEDLIAALSEEQILQAVQQLSPAYRTVFNLYVLENFSHKEIAEQLNISEGTSKSNLAKARFQLKKLLTHLSRKSADEQRTTTR
- a CDS encoding nitroreductase family protein, whose translation is MSDYPHIPYSRPRLLPAEMQERAARFYHYMDSRRTVREFLPDPIPEGVLEQLILTASTAPSGAHKQPWSFCLVTNAELKRRIREAAEKEEYESYNGRMPQDWLDDLAPLGTDWQKPFLETAPALIVVFRRAYEEVNGRKKNNYYVNESVGLACGFLLAAIHQAGLSALTHTPSPMNFLSTLLNRPENERPFLLIPVGYVAENCLVPDLKRKSLEEICFVYK
- the rnc gene encoding ribonuclease III, whose protein sequence is MLGFYPRNLSLFRKAFTHSSAANQARDRNEQKESYERLEFLGDAVLSAVIADYLFKKFPYRDEGFLTKLRSRIVSRQQLGKLAVKFGLDKFIEAESGLTGRSNSINGDVFEALIGAIYLDRGYAFTARFINEKIIRHHLDIDEIESTDTDFKSKLIEWCQKNKKELRFNLVEENGTGQQRMFVIEITIDGKVHGRSQHQSKKRAEQEAAGACLVELGLL
- a CDS encoding bifunctional 3-deoxy-7-phosphoheptulonate synthase/chorismate mutase type II, translating into MPDTRLDLDLEPVSHWLPARWKKILITGPCGAESEAQVLETARGIAAHGQASLFRAGVWKPRTRPGAFEGMGEAALEWLKMVKAETGLPVTVEVATAAHTELALKAGIDVLWIGARTTVNPFSVQEIADALAGSNVPVLVKNPVNPDLMLWFGALERLNRAGIRKLGAIHRGFSTGTKTQYRNAPLWEMAIALRSACPALPLICDPSHISGRRDLIEPVSQQALDLDMDGLMIETHRDPATALSDAAQQLTPTLLQLLLQKLVVRDKGCSDANFGHQLNSLRTVIDDIDAEMVQALARRMQVVEEIGSYKKEHGVTILQIERWLHILQTRTAQGEALGLDKDIIAELCQLLHKASIRRQTEVMNRG
- the fabF gene encoding beta-ketoacyl-ACP synthase II; the protein is MQLKRVVVTGLGAVTPLGNNVQEYWTNLLAGVSGAAPITRFDASKFKTQFACEVKNFNLEEYFDRKEARKLDAFSHYGIAAADQAVRDAGVNAETIDRTRVGVIWGSGIGGLETFQDECFAFAKGDGTPRFNPFFIPKMIADICAGHISMRYGFHGPNFTTVSACASSTNALIDAFNYIRLGKANVIVTGGSESAVNEAGVGGFNACQAMSTRNDNPAAASRPYDKDRDGFVLGEGGGSLVLEELNHALARGAKIYCEVVGGGLSADAHHITAPHPEGLGAALVMRNALEDAELQPEDIDYINTHGTSTPLGDVAELKAIQKVFGEQAYAMNISATKSMTGHLLGAAGAIEAIATVLAVQNDIVPPTINHSTPDPEIDARLNLTFGKAQQRVVRAAISNTFGFGGHNAAAVFKKYSA